One Dioscorea cayenensis subsp. rotundata cultivar TDr96_F1 chromosome 17, TDr96_F1_v2_PseudoChromosome.rev07_lg8_w22 25.fasta, whole genome shotgun sequence DNA window includes the following coding sequences:
- the LOC120281086 gene encoding uncharacterized protein LOC120281086 gives MTWDQRMIYDCLCSHVPPMDESHCYDKADPSVQPPLDELVSDLQNDEIRQLSNRFFDVLKAADQPLYVGCENHSQLSFVARMLSIKYDANMSQATFNTMVTAIREVLPSDNTMPIDYYHHRKTMNELGLPVVKIDACKNGCMLYWKHDAMEVFCKFCNEPRYKQLKSQRGVHENHPRKRIAQAILRYLPLTPRLQRLYASNATATNMTWHATHKRNDGVICHPSDDEAWKYFDKTYPDFAREPRNIRLGLCADGFASHGQFGKTYSWKSKDNAKARKDVGILCDRKEIAIPSNSTSQTIPKALYTLTKEQRRVICE, from the exons ATGACTTGGGATCAAAGGATGATATATGATTGTCTTTGTTCTCATGTTCCACCAATGGATGAATCTCATTGTTATGACAAAGCTGATCCAAGTGTGCAACCACCATTAGATGAGCTAGTTTCTGATTTACAGAATGATGAAATAAGACAATTGTCTAACAGATTTTTTGATGTATTAAAAGCTGCCGATCAACCCTTATATGTGGGTTGTGAGAATCACTCTCAGTTGTCTTTCGTTGCTAGGATGTTATCTATCAAATATGATGCTAATATGTCTCAGGCTACTTTCAATACCATGGTTACAGCTATTAGGGAGGTTCTTCCGTCAGATAACACAATGCCGATTGATTACTACCATCATAGAAAAACTATGAATGAATTGGGTTTACCTGTGGTTAAAATTGATGCTTGCAAAAATGGTTGCATGTTGTACTGGAAGCATGATGCCATGGAAGTTTTTTGCAAATTCTGTAATGAGCCAAGGTATAAACAATTAAAGAGTCAACGTGGGGTACATGAGAATCACCCGCGTAAAAGAATTGCACAGGCAATACTAAGATACTTGCCACTAACTCCAAGATTACAAAGGCTATATGCTTCTAATGCGACAGCAACAAATATGACTTGGCATGCTACACACAAAAGAAATGATGGGGTAATATGTCATCCATCCGATGATGAGGCAtggaaatattttgataaaacttATCCTGATTTTGCTAGAGAACCTCGCAACATTAGATTGGGCCTCTGTGCGGATGGCTTTGCATCACATGGACAATTTGGGAAGACTTATTCAT GGAAGAGTAAAGATAATGCTAAGGCCAGGAAAGATGTTGGAATTCTTTGCGACCGTAAGGAGATAGCAATTCCTTCAAATAGTACAAGTCAGACTATTCCAAAAGCATTATACACCTTAACCAAAGAGCAGAGGAGGGTTATTTGTGAATAG